Proteins encoded within one genomic window of Brienomyrus brachyistius isolate T26 chromosome 22, BBRACH_0.4, whole genome shotgun sequence:
- the LOC125717431 gene encoding C1q-related factor-like: MLILVLVVLIPVLVSSVGTDAGHYEMLGTCRMVCDPYLNKGTATTSSNGIGTEPEALSDHSSLPSTLVQGPQGKPGRPGKPGPPGPPGEPGPPGPMGPPGDRGDPGRTGILGLGGNSAISTATYTTIPRVAFYAGLKNPHEGYEILKFDDVVTNVGNNYDGTSGKFICSIPGTYFFVYHVLMRGGDGTSMWADLCKNGQVRASAIAQDADQNYDYASNSVILHLDAGDEVYIKLDGGKAHGGNNNKYSTFSGFILYAD; this comes from the exons ATGCTCATCCTGGTGCTGGTCGTCCTCATCCCCGTGCTGGTGAGCTCCGTGGGCACCGACGCCGGGCACTATGAGATGCTGGGCACCTGCCGCATGGTGTGCGACCCCTACCTGAACAAGGGCACAGCCACCACCAGCTCCAACGGCATTGGCACAGAGCCCGAGGCCCTGAGTGACCACAGCAGCTTGCCTTCCACGTTGGTGCAGGGCCCACAAGGGAAGCCGGGCCGTCCCGGCAAACCTGGACCCCCGGGGCCTCCTGGAGAGCCGGGACCGCCGGGGCCCATGGGACCTCCAGGAGATAGGGGCGATCCTGGGAGAACCGGGATACTGGGTCTTGGAGGGAATAGCGCCATAAGCACAGCTACTTACACCACGATCCCACGTGTGGCTTTCTACGCCGGCCTTAAGAACCCACACGAGGGCTACGAGATCCTCAAGTTTGACGACGTGGTGACCAACGTGGGCAACAATTACGACGGCACCTCGGGGAAATTCATCTGCAGCATTCCAGGCACCTACTTCTTTGTGTACCATGTACTAATGAGAGGCGGCGATGGCACCAGCATGTGGGCAGACCTCTGCAAAAATGGCCAG GTGCGGGCCAGTGCCATTGCGCAGGACGCCGACCAGAACTACGACTATGCCAGCAACAGCGTCATCCTGCACCTAGACGCGGGGGACGAGGTCTACATTAAGCTGGACGGGGGCAAGGCCCACGGCGGCAACAACAACAAGTACAGCACCTTCTCCGGTTTTATCCTCTACGCCGATTGA